The Scomber scombrus chromosome 22, fScoSco1.1, whole genome shotgun sequence genome has a window encoding:
- the LOC134004318 gene encoding G-protein coupled receptor 22-like — protein MHTYPVLISAAAMSNMTVLDTADPYDLDMTSSEAIYPISFQVSLTGFLLLEIVLGLSSNLTVLVLYCMKQNLISSVSNIITMNLHVVDVLVCVCCIPLTAVVVLLPLEADTAMVCCFHEACVSFASVATASNVLAITVDRYDISVRPANRVLTMGRAVALLGSIWALSFFSFLVPFMEVGFFISSGSDLVNQTVVVTVAHTNEYYTELGLYYHLLAQIPIFFFTAVVMLVTYYKILQALNIRIGTRFQHNLPKKKQKSKNTISLSTATQAESTDASQSSTGVRAGASAPLGMRASVSVIIALRRAVKRHRERRERQKRVFRMSLLIISTFLLCWTPITVLNTIILSTGPSDLTVRLRLGFLVMAYGTTIFHPLLYAFTRQKFQKVLKSKMKKRVVSVVEADPTPNNVVIHNSWIDPKRNKKVTFEDTEARQKCLCSQDAE, from the exons ATGCACACATACCCAGTGTTGATTTCTGCAGCCGCCATGAGCAACATGACTGTGCTTGACACTGCTGATCCCTATGACCTTGACATGACCTCCTCTGAGGCCATTTACCCCATCAGCTTCCAG GTTTCTCTGACAGGCTTCCTGCTTTTGGAGATAGTTCTGGGCCTGAGCTCCAACCTCACAGTGCTGGTTCTCTATTGTATGAAACAGAACCTCATCAGCTCTGTCTCCAACATCATCACCATGAACCTGCATGTGGTGGATGTGTTG gtgtgtgtctgctgcatcCCACTGACAGCCGTGGTGGTGCTACTTCCTTTGGAGGCAGACACAGCCATGGTCTGCTGTTTCCATGAGGCCTGCGTCTCCTTTGCAAGCGTAGCTACTGCTTCTAACGTCCTGGCCATCACTGTGGACCGTTACGACATCTCCGTGCGGCCAGCAAACCGTGTGCTTACTATGGGTCGAGCTGTGGCTCTACTGGGATCCATTTGGGCTCTGTCCTTTTTCAGTTTCCTTGTTCCTTTCATGGAAGTAGGCTTCTTCATCAGTTCTGGTTCGGACCTTGTGAACCAGACTGTAGTGGTCACAGTGGCTCATACAAATGAGTACTACACAGAGCTGGGTTTGTACTATCACCTGCTAGCACAGATCCCTATATTCTTTTTTACAGCTGTTGTAATGCTAGTGACTTACTACAAGATACTTCAAGCGCTGAATATTCGCATTGGAACACGTTTTCAGCACAACCTACCTAAAAAGAAGcaaaagagtaaaaacactATCTCTCTGAGCACTGCAACACAAGCGGAGTCGACTGATGCTTCACAGAGCAGCACAGGGGTCAGGGCAGGTGCGAGTGCACCTTTGGGTATGCGTGCATCAGTGTCAGTCATTATTGCGCTGAGGAGAGCAGTGAAGCGTCATCGGGAGAGAAGGGAGAGGCAGAAACGAGTCTTCAGGATGTCTCTTCTCATCATATCCACATTCTTACTTTGCTGGACTCCAATAACTGTGCTCAACACCATCATCCTCAGCACCGGACCCAGCGATTTGACTGTTCGCCTCCGCCTGGGCTTCCTGGTGATGGCTTATGGAACCACCATCTTTCATCCACTCCTCTATGCGTTCACTCGGCAGAAATTCCAAAAGGTTTTGAAGAGCAAGATGAAGAAGAGGGTGGTGTCTGTAGTGGAAGCTGACCCCACACCAAACAATGTGGTCATCCATAATTCGTGGATTGACCCCAAGAGAAACAAGAAGGTCACCTTCGAGGACACGGAAGCCAGACAAAAATGTCTATGCTCTCAGGATGCAGAGTAA
- the LOC134004798 gene encoding zinc-binding protein A33-like, whose translation MLAASSFLSEDQFLCSICLDVFTHPVTIPCGHNFCKNCITKHWNINSHWQCPMCKDVFDRRPELRVNTFISEMADQFRRSAVKKSSSCSDQQWTNTGDVLCDVCTETKLKAVKSCLVCLTSYCETHLEPHQRISGLKRHKLIDPVKNLEDRMCKKHDRPLALFCKTDHMCVCQFCTETDHKSHVYVHLIEEYEGKKADLGKIEAGIQQMIQKRRLKIQQIKDSVKISNGEADRETADSVQVFSALIQSVERSLARLIEMIEENQKRTEKQAEGFIKELEDEISELMKRSAEVEQLSNIEDHLQFLHSFSSLNPASPTKDWTKVRVQTSFEKAVSLKRAVAQLEEVFSEEMQDLYADAELKRVQQFAVDVTFDPDTASPYLILSQDRKQVKCSEIQINVPDNPLRFSVCNAVLGKQSFSSVRFYYEVQVKGKTEWDLGVASESVIRKGKIRLSPKNGFWTVWLRNGNEYKALAGPGVSLSLKSKPQKVGVFVDYEEGLVSFYDVDAATLIYSFTDCNFTEKLYPYFSPCSTQSGINTAPLTLPRATHI comes from the coding sequence ATGTTGGCAGCCAGCAGTTTTCTCtctgaagatcagtttctgtgctccatctgtctggatgtgttcactcATCCAGTCACCATaccatgtggacacaacttctgcaaGAATTGCATCACAAAACACTGGAATATTAATTCACACTGGCAGTGTCCCATGTGTAAAGATGTCTTTGACAGAAGGCCTGAACTACGAGTCAATACATTCATATCTGAGATGGCTGATCAGTTCAGACGGTCAGCtgtaaagaaaagcagcagctgcTCAGACCAACAATGGACCAACACAGGAGATGTTCTCTGTGACGTCTGCACTGAAACCAAACTGAAGGCTgtgaagtcctgtctggtgtgtctgacctcctactgtgagactcacctggagcCTCATCAGAGAATCTCAGGACTGAAAAGACACAAGCTGATTGATCCTGTGAAGAACCTGGAAGACCGAATGTGTAAGAAGCATGATCGACCTCTGGCACTGTTCTGCAAGACTgatcacatgtgtgtgtgtcagttctgCACTGAGACAGATCACAAGTCACATGTCTATGTTCATCTGATAGAAGAATATGAAGGGAAGAAGGCTGATCTGGGAAAGATAGAGGCTGGAATTCAGCAGATGATCCAGAAGAGACGACTGAAGATTCAGCAGATTAAGGATTCAGTGAAGATCAGCAATggagaagcagacagagagacagcagacagTGTGCAGGTCTTCTCTGCTCTGATCCAGTCTGTTGAGAGAAGTCTGGCTCGGCTCATTGAGATGATTGAAGAGAACCAGAAAagaacagagaaacaggctgaaggCTTCATCAAAGAACTGGAGGACGAAATCTCTGAGCTGATGAAGAGAAGTGCTGAAGTGGAACAGCTCTCAAACATTGAAGACCACCTCCAGTTCCTCCATAGCTTCTCATCCCTGAATCCTGCTTcacccaccaaagactggacaAAGGTCAGAGTTCAAACATCATTTGAGAAGGCTGTGTCTCTGAAGAGagctgtggctcagctggaAGAGGTATTCAGTGAAGAGATGCAGGATCTGTATGCTGATgctgagctgaagagggtccAGCAGTTTGCTGTGGATGTAACGTTTGATCCTGATACTGCAAGTCCCTATCTCATCCTGTCTCAAGACAGAAAACAAGTCAAATGTAGTGAGATACAAATTAATGTCCCAGACAATCCACTGAGATTTTCCGTATGTAATGCTGTTTTGGGAAAGCAAAGTTTCTCTTCAGTCAGATTTTACTATGAAGTTCAGGTTAAAGGGAAGACGGAGTGGGATTTAGGAGTGGCTAGTGAGTCAGTTATCAGGAAAGGAAAGATCAGATTGTCTCCTAAGAATGGCTTCTGGACTGTATGGttgagaaatggaaatgagtacAAAGCTCTTGCTGGGCCtggtgtgtctctctctctgaagtcgaaacctcagaaggtgggggtgtttgtggattatgaagagggtctggtctccttttatgaTGTAGATGCTGCAActcttatctactcctttactgACTGTAACTTCACTGAGAAACTATATCCATACTTCAGTCCCTGCAGTACTCAGAGTGGCATAAATACTGCCCCCTTGACCCTCCCCCGTGCCACACACATTTGA